One stretch of Miscanthus floridulus cultivar M001 chromosome 18, ASM1932011v1, whole genome shotgun sequence DNA includes these proteins:
- the LOC136524601 gene encoding protein MIZU-KUSSEI 1-like: protein MTKNKSGASNYLCMAPIFSSCVSSGKQQPSSDAARSHLSFSFPERRQQQQQLQPAAATEEQSNSESIIDPAASVIARKEKQKDGGKHCTVIVGTIFGRRAGRVTFCVQRDAAVPPPFLFELSVSMQSLATEMGSGLLRIALECHRTGTGGTGGGESSRNVWKASCNGRDVGHAVRRQPTEWDRLVLESMRTMTTGVGALPPAVALEGPNGEGNTQQDGAGSGAGEVLYMRATYERVVGSRDAVSYHLINPGGGSPPQELSIFLLRTRGG from the coding sequence ATGACGAAGAACAAGTCAGGTGCATCCAACTACCTGTGCATGGCACCGATCTTTAGCTCCTGCGTCTCCTCCGGCAAGCAGCAGCCGTCAAGCGACGCCGCCAGGAGCCACCTGAGCTTCTCCTTCCCGGAgcgccggcagcagcagcagcagctgcagccggcggcggcgacggaggaGCAGAGCAACTCGGAGAGCATCATCGACCCTGCTGCCTCGGTCATCGCCAGGAAGGAGAAGCAGAAGGACGGCGGCAAGCACTGCACCGTCATCGTGGGCACCATCTTCGGCCGCCGCGCCGGCCGCGTCACCTTCTGCGTGCAGCGTGACGCCGCGGTGCCGCCGCCGTTCCTCTTCGAGCTCTCCGTGTCCATGCAGTCCCTCGCTACCGAGATGGGCTCCGGCCTCCTCCGCATCGCGCTCGAGTGCCACCGCACTGGCACCGGTGGCACCGGCGGCGGCGAGAGCAGCCGGAACGTGTGGAAGGCGTCCTGCAACGGGCGCGACGTGGGGCACGCCGTGCGGCGGCAGCCGACGGAGTGGGACCGCCTCGTGCTGGAGAGCATGCGCACCATGACGACCGGCGTCGGCGCGCTCCCGCCCGCGGTGGCGCTGGAAGGGCCCAACGGTGAGGGAAACACGCAGCAGGACGGCGCCGGCAGCGGCGCCGGGGAGGTGCTGTACATGCGAGCGACGTACGAGAGGGTCGTGGGCTCCAGGGACGCCGTGTCGTAC
- the LOC136521041 gene encoding cation transporter HKT2;4-like: MPIRLHVLASATRHAVSSSVLVFRLIAFHLTPLLLHLSYFLAVDLLGSLALVLLRPSSPGSYRPRYVDVFFMSTSAVTVTGLATVQMEDLSSAQLVVLTLLMLLGSEMFVSLLGLVLESSRKRRQQPRDHQDHDGRVMSAAVAVCDEPDLEEANGPAAAPSADSSGDGGDRKESCRVVRSLALVVSAYMAAILVVGSVLVFAYVATVPTARDVLARKGISAALFSVSTTVSSFTNGGLLPTNESMAVFAANRGLLLLLAAQILAGSTLLPVFLRLAVSATRGLARVLLLFTGRGGPVEELVPMDMENSAAAAGFGHLLPSDTRAASLAATVVAVAAAAAALLCCLNWNSAVFAGLTAGEKVTNAVFMAVNVRQAGENSVDCSLVAPAVLVLFLAMMCIPASATLLSVHDDGGEKKRSGAGEPERKDGEKKRRLSLNSMLLSPLACNAAAVMLACITERRSISGDPLNFSTFNVIFEVISAYGNVGLSTGYSCSRLLPAAEATATCHDKPYSFSGWWSDQGKLLLVLLMLYGRLKGFQGQRRRR, translated from the exons ATGCCTATTCGGCTCCATGTCTTGGCCAGCGCCACGAGACACGCCGTCAGTTCATCGGTGCTCGTCTTCCGGCTCATCGCCTTCCACCTCACCCCACTGCTGCTCCACCTGTCCTACTTCCTCGCCGTCGACCTGCTCGGCTCCCTCGCCTTGGTGCTGCTTAGGCCAAGCAGCCCCGGATCGTACCGTCCGCGCTACGTCGACGTGTTCTTCATGTCGACGTCCGCGGTCACCGTCACCGGACTAGCCACCGTCCAGATGGAGGACCTCTCGAGCGCCCAGCTCGTCGTCCTCACCCTCCTCATGCTCCTCGGCAGCGAGATGTTCGTCTCCTTGCTCGGACTTGTCCTCGAGTCGTCGCGCAAGCGACGACAGCAGCCGCGCGACCATCAAGATCACGACGGCAGGGTCATGTCGGCCGCCGTCGCCGTCTGCGACGAGCCGGATCTCGAGGAGGCGAATGGTCCGGCAGCAGCTCCGTCTGCGGATTCGTCCGGCGATGGTGGTGATCGCAAGGAGAGCTGCCGCGTCGTCAGAAGCTTAGCGCTCGTGGTCTCGGCCTACATGGCCGCGATCCTCGTCGTCGGCTCTGTGCTGGTGTTCGCGTATGTCGCCACCGTACCGACCGCGCGCGACGTGCTGGCGAGGAAGGGAATCAGCGCCGCGCTCTTCTCGGTGTCCACCACCGTCTCGTCCTTCACCAACGGCGGCCTGCTCCCGACGAACGAGAGCATGGCGGTGTTCGCCGCGAACCGTGGCCTGCTCCTGCTGCTGGCGGCACAGATCCTCGCCGGCAGCACGCTGCTCCCGGTGTTCCTCAGGCTGGCGGTCAGCGCCACGAGAGGGCTAGCGAGGGTGTTGCTCTTGTTCACCGGGCGAGGAGGACCCGTCGAGGAGCTCGTACCCATGGACATGGAGAAcagcgccgcggcggcgggcTTCGGCCACCTGCTGCCGAGCGACACGCGGGCGGCGTCCCTCGCCGCCACGGTGGTCGCcgtcgcggccgccgccgcggcgctccTCTGCTGCCTGAACTGGAACTCCGCGGTGTTCGCGGGGCTCACCGCCGGCGAGAAGGTCACCAACGCGGTGTTCATGGCCGTGAACGTGCGGCAGGCCGGGGAGAACTCCGTCGACTGCTCCCTCGTCGCGCCGGCGGTGCTGGTGCTGTTCCTCGCCATGAT GTGCATCCCCGCGTCGGCGACATTGTTGTCGGtgcacgacgacggcggcgaAAAGAAAAGGAGCGGCGCCGGAGAGCCGGAACGCAAGGATGGAGAGAAGAAGAGGAGACTGTCGCTGAACAGCATGCTGCTGTCACCGCTGGCCTGCAACGCCGCAGCGGTAATGCTCGCCTGCATCACCGAGAGGCGATCGATCTCCGGCGACCCGCTCAACTTCTCCACGTTCAACGTGATCTTCGAGGTGATTAG TGCTTATGGGAACGTGGGTCTGTCCACTGGCTACAGCTGCTCGAGGCTGCTGCCGGCAGCGGAGGCGACCGCCACCTGCCATGACAAGCCGTACAGCTTCTCCGGGTGGTGGAGCGACCAGGGGAAGCTGCTCCTTGTTCTCCTCATGCTCTACGGGAGGCTCAAAGGCTTCCAAGGACAGCGACGCAGGAGGTGA